From Paenibacillus sp. PL2-23:
CGGAGGATCGTTATATGTGGGGCGTATCCAAGGAGGCGGACGTCACAGAGAACGGCATCATGGGCCATGCCAGCAAGCTGTCGAAGCGCGGGATTCTACGGAGAGGCCAAGCGCGTTCCATGGTTGCCGGCTGGGTGGAGCGGTTCGGCATCAAGACGGGATCGCTTCAGACGAAAGCTCAGCATCTGTCCGGCGGCAATCTGCAGAAGCTGATCGTGGCCCGCGAGCTGGCGCAGCAGTCGCCGTTCCTGATCGCCGCTGAGCCGACGCGAGGCGTCGATGTTGGCGCGATGGAGATCATACATAGCGAGCTGCTGAGCAAACGGGAGCAGCAAGGCGCTATTCTGCTAGTCTCCTCTGAGCTGACGGAGGTGCTCAAGCTGTCTGACCGCATCCTGGTTATGTTCGAGGGCCGAATTGTAGGAGAGCTAAGGGCTGAAGAGGCTACGGAAGAGAAGATAAGTCTGCTTATGGCGGGAGGTAAGGCAGTTGGATAAGCTGGTGAATGGGTTCAAGCCGCTGCTGCAGCCGCTCCTTGCGCTGATCGCTGGACTTGCGGTGGGAGCGATCGCGATTGTTATCGTGGGAGGCTCTGTTACGGAGACATACGCGGAAATGTGGAAGGGCGCATTCGGCAATTTTTATTTTGTCACCAATACGCTCGCCCGGGCTACACCCATTATCTTAATCGGCCTAGGTGTGGCGCTTGCGTTCCGGGCCGGCTTCTTCAATATGGGCTCGGAAGGCCAAATGGTGCTTGGCGCGTTAAGCGCAGCCGTAACCGCTATTTATTTGCCGGGTCCAGGCTGGCTGAAGCTCATTGGAGCGATTATGGCAGGTATGCTTGCCGGGGGCATATGGTCGGCCTTCGCAGGCTGGCTGGATGCCAGGTTCCGGATGAATCTCCTAATTACGACGCTGCTGCTCAATTATATCGCAACGTATTTCGCGGGATATGTCGTCACTTACCCGCTCAAGGATACAACAGGCTCTGCGGCAATGGCCCAGACCGTCATGCTGGACAAGGCGGCCTGGCTGCCGAAGCTGTTCCAAGGATACAGTCTGCATGCAGGCTTCGTGCTGGCGCTGCTCGGAACGATCCTCTTGTACCTATTCATGAAGCATACCGTCAAGGGCTACGAAATTCGTATGCTTGGCGGCAATCCGCTGTTCGCAAGCTACGGCGGCGTGCAGCGCGGCCAATTAATGTTCCTCAGCATGTTCGTCAGCGGCGGACTTGCGGGACTAGCGGGCTCCGTAGAGGTGCTCGGCACACAATATCGTTACCTGGACGGCGCGCTGACCTCTCCGGGCTATGCGTGGTCTGGCATCATGGCGACTCTGCTTGCCGGCTCGCATCCCATCGGCACGGCGATCGCTGCCCTATTGATCGCTGCGCTCCAGACTGGCGGAATGGGCATGGAGCGCAATACCGAGGTTCCGCTGGAGGTTTCCAGTATTATTCAGGCCGTGCTTATATTGTTCGTGTCGGCCAAGCTGACTTATTCATTCATTAAACGGAAGAAGGCGGGGGCGGGGAATGGACCAGCTGTTTGACGTTTCGTTGTTCGCTTCGGCGCTGCGCATGTTAACGCCGATTCTGCTCGCCGCTCTTGGCGGCGCGATTTGTGCCCGAGTCGGCCTGTTCAACGTTGGCCTGGAAGGGTTGATGCTGATTGGTGCGTTCTCGGCAATCGTAGGCAATTATTTGACAGGCAGCATTGCTCTGTCCTTGCTGTTCGCGATTGGCTGCACGCTCGTCTTCTCCATGTTGTTCGCCTACATGAGTATACAGCTTCAAGCGAACGTCATCGTTGTCGGCATCGCGCTGAACTTCCTTGCGCTGGGGCTGACCACATTCTCCCTGAGGGCAATCTTCGATGTGAAGGGCGCTTATTACGATAAAAACATGGTGGGCTTGCCTAAGCTGCATATCCCCATTGTGGAGGACATTCCTTGGCTTGGCTTCGTATTGTCCGGGCATTCCGTGCTTGTCTATGCTTCGGTGCTTATCGTTGCAGCGCTTCATTATTATTTGTTCCGGACGGTGTCAGGCTTCCGCCTGCTCGCTGCCGGAGAGAATCCCACCGCTGCTCGCAGTCTGGGCATCAAGGTGACGCGCATACAGTATGGCGCCGTATTGCTATGCGGCGCGTTATGTGGACTCGCCGGCGCTCAGCTGTCACTGGGCAATGTGACGATGTTCACGGAAGGCATGACGGCGGGGCGAGGCTTTATCGCGCTTGTCGCCACCATGCTGGGACAATCAACACCGCTTGGCGTGGCCGGGGCAAGCTTGTTGTTCGGATTCATGGAATCGCTGAGCATCCGGCTGCAAGGCTTTGCGCTGCCGACCCATTTCACCATGATGGTTCCATATGTGGTGACCATTCTGGCTATGCTGTTTTTTAAGGATAAAGGATATATGCAGGAAGCACGCAAATCGAGCGGAAGCTCGCGTTAATGGAGGAGTGATTGGGAAGATGCATAACAAAGCGGAAAGACTGAAGAAAGCGGCTCCTAAGCTGCCTGAGGTGCCAGCGGAGATCGCTCATCGCGTACCGCCGGGACAGACCGTGACGGAGCGGTTCCCGATTCTGCATGAGGGAGATGTGCCGGAGTATAACCTATCGAGCTGGACGCTGAAAGTATTCGGCGAAGTGGAGCAGGAGCGGTCGTTTTCGTTCGAGGAGCTTAAGGGGCTGCCGCAGACGACTATTCTGCGCGACATTCACTGCGTAACGCGTTGGACGAAGCTGGACACGGAATGGGAGGGGGTCAAATTCGCCGACCTGCTGCCGCTTCTGGGTGCCAAGCCGGATGCCCGCTACGTAATGATTCATGCTGACGAGGAATACGAAACCAATCTTCCGCTGGAGGATCTGCTTCGGGAGGACGTCATTCTGGCGCATTCATTCCAAGGAGAGCCGCTTACGGACAAGCACGGCTGGCCGCTGCGTCTGATCGTTCCTCATCTCTACTTCTGGAAAAGCGCCAAGTGGATTCGCGGCATTGAATTTATGAAGGAGGATCGGCCGGGGTTCTGGGAACGTAACGGCTTCCACAATTATGCCGATCCCTTCAAGGAGGAGCGCTTTTCCAGCGAGGAGTTTATTATGCCAGAGGATGAATGGCTGAAGAAGGAGTTCGATTAATATGTATCTTCCTATTCTGGAGGTTCACTCGGAGCAATTGCCGGCGTTCGCGATCGTCTGCGGCGATCCCCGTCGAGCAGAGCTAATCGCGAAGAAGCTGGATGGCGCGAAGGAGCTGGCTTACGCCAGAGAATACCGGACTTTCGTCGGCGAATACAAAGGCGTGAAGCTTGCCGTGGTCAGCCATGGAGTCGGCTCCCCGGGAGCGGCTGTCTGCTTCGAGGAGCTGATCAAGGGCGGCGTGAAGACGCTGATTCGCGTAGGCACCGCCGGCTCCTATTCTGCCGACCATCCTGCGGGCAGCCTCATTGTAAGCACGGCGGCGGTTCGGGCTGATGGATTGACGAAGCAGCTTGTGCCGGAGGGATTCCCGGCGGTTGCTGATAGCGAAATCGTGAATGCATTGTATGAGTCGGCGCGGGCGTCCGAAGGCATCGTGAAGAAGGGCATTACCGTTACGCTTGATGTCTTCTTCTCTGGTGTGGTCGAGGTGCCGCATAAGCTATACAAGGGGGCGGGCGCGCTGGCTGTCGAGATGGAGATTGCTGCGCTCTACGTTGTGGCCGCGCTCCGCGGCGCGAGGGCAGGGGCGATCGTTGCGCTTGACGGATACGCAGATTCTGATCTGGCGGCGGAATATGATCCCCATACCAATGTGGTGGCGGATGCCGTCGAGCGCGAGATTCAAGCCGCGCTTGAAGCGATCGCGAAGCTGGCGGTGGAATGAATCGCGCATTATTGGGATTGATGCAGCGTCTGGTCAGAGTCTTTTCTGTGGGGATGAAAAAGCCCCCTTCACCAGTTTTCGGTGCGGGGGCTTGGTTAAAGATCGTTATTTCGATTGTTCTTGTATGACGAGCGCTGTTACTTAGTCGAAGCGGCAGGCAAATCTCTGATAACTGAAGGGCTTGCTGCCGACGGTTGGGTTAACGCTCTGTCGACGGAGGACAACACGTATTCGTCTCCGTGGGCATTTTTGGGTTCCTCGAGCAGCAGCGCGC
This genomic window contains:
- a CDS encoding ABC transporter permease, whose product is MDQLFDVSLFASALRMLTPILLAALGGAICARVGLFNVGLEGLMLIGAFSAIVGNYLTGSIALSLLFAIGCTLVFSMLFAYMSIQLQANVIVVGIALNFLALGLTTFSLRAIFDVKGAYYDKNMVGLPKLHIPIVEDIPWLGFVLSGHSVLVYASVLIVAALHYYLFRTVSGFRLLAAGENPTAARSLGIKVTRIQYGAVLLCGALCGLAGAQLSLGNVTMFTEGMTAGRGFIALVATMLGQSTPLGVAGASLLFGFMESLSIRLQGFALPTHFTMMVPYVVTILAMLFFKDKGYMQEARKSSGSSR
- a CDS encoding sulfite oxidase-like oxidoreductase, producing the protein MHNKAERLKKAAPKLPEVPAEIAHRVPPGQTVTERFPILHEGDVPEYNLSSWTLKVFGEVEQERSFSFEELKGLPQTTILRDIHCVTRWTKLDTEWEGVKFADLLPLLGAKPDARYVMIHADEEYETNLPLEDLLREDVILAHSFQGEPLTDKHGWPLRLIVPHLYFWKSAKWIRGIEFMKEDRPGFWERNGFHNYADPFKEERFSSEEFIMPEDEWLKKEFD
- a CDS encoding nucleoside phosphorylase, producing MYLPILEVHSEQLPAFAIVCGDPRRAELIAKKLDGAKELAYAREYRTFVGEYKGVKLAVVSHGVGSPGAAVCFEELIKGGVKTLIRVGTAGSYSADHPAGSLIVSTAAVRADGLTKQLVPEGFPAVADSEIVNALYESARASEGIVKKGITVTLDVFFSGVVEVPHKLYKGAGALAVEMEIAALYVVAALRGARAGAIVALDGYADSDLAAEYDPHTNVVADAVEREIQAALEAIAKLAVE
- a CDS encoding ABC transporter permease, which gives rise to MDKLVNGFKPLLQPLLALIAGLAVGAIAIVIVGGSVTETYAEMWKGAFGNFYFVTNTLARATPIILIGLGVALAFRAGFFNMGSEGQMVLGALSAAVTAIYLPGPGWLKLIGAIMAGMLAGGIWSAFAGWLDARFRMNLLITTLLLNYIATYFAGYVVTYPLKDTTGSAAMAQTVMLDKAAWLPKLFQGYSLHAGFVLALLGTILLYLFMKHTVKGYEIRMLGGNPLFASYGGVQRGQLMFLSMFVSGGLAGLAGSVEVLGTQYRYLDGALTSPGYAWSGIMATLLAGSHPIGTAIAALLIAALQTGGMGMERNTEVPLEVSSIIQAVLILFVSAKLTYSFIKRKKAGAGNGPAV